The Macaca thibetana thibetana isolate TM-01 chromosome 19, ASM2454274v1, whole genome shotgun sequence genome has a segment encoding these proteins:
- the ZNF792 gene encoding zinc finger protein 792, with protein sequence MAEAALRDPAQGCVTFEDVTIYFSQEEWGLLDEAQRLLYCDVMLENFALIASLGLISFRSHIVSQLEMGKEPWVPDSVDMTSAMARGAYGRPGSDFCRRTEGKDLPSEHNVSVEGVAQDRSPEATLCLQKTCPYDICGLHLKDILHLAEHQTTHPRQKPFLCEAYVKGSEFSANLPQRQVQQNVHNPIRREEDQALPVKTWGDHTSDQLSTCREGGEDFVATAGFLQREFTPSDGEPHKATESMVDFHIALRHNKCCDSGDAFSDKSTLVQHQRIHSRERPYECSKCGIFFTYAADLTQHQKVHNRGKPYECCECGKFFSQHSSLVKHRRVHTGESPHVCGDCGKFFSRSSNLIQHKRVHTGEKPYECSDCGKFFSQRSNLIHHKRVHTGRSAHECSECGKSFNCNSSLIKHWRVHTGERPYKCNECGKFFSHIASLIQHQIVHTGERPHGCSECGKAFSRSSDLMKHQRVHTGERPYECSECGKLFSQSSSLNSHRRLHTGERPYQCSECGKFFNQSSSLHNHRRLHTGERPYECSECGKTFRQRSNLRQHLKVHKPDRPYECSECGKAFNQRPTLIRHQKIHTRERSMENVLLPCSMQQHTPEISSENRPYEGAVNYKLNFVHPSTHPGEVP encoded by the exons ATGGCGGAGGCGGCCCTGCGGGATCCCGCTCAG GGCTGCGTGACCTTTGAGGACGTGACCATTTACTTCTCCCAGGAGGAGTGGGGGCTCCTCGATGAGGCTCAGAGACTCCTGTATTGCGATGTGATGCTGGAAAACTTTGCACTTATAGCCTCGCTGG GACTTATATCTTTCAGGTCCCACATCGTTTCCCAGCTGGAGATGGGGAAAGAGCCCTGGGTGCCTGACAGTGTGGATATGACTTCAGCCATGGCCAGAGGGGCTTATGGCAGGCCTGGTTCTG ATTTTTGCCGTAGAACAGAGGGCAAGGACTTACCTTCTGAGCATAATGTTTCTGTAGAAGGAGTGGCACAGGACAGGAGTCCCGAGGCAACTCTGTGTCTCCAGAAGACCTGCCCCTATGACATATGTGGCCTacatttgaaagatattttgCATTTGGCTGAACACCAGACAACACATCCCAGGCAGAAACCGTTTCTGTGTGAGGCATATGTGAAAGGCTCTGAGTTCAGTGCAAACCTTCCCCAGAGGCAGGTGCAGCAGAACGTACACAACCCTATCAGAAGGGAGGAGGACCAGGCTTTGCCTGTAAAGACCTGGGGAGACCACACATCAGATCAGCTTTCCACCTGCAGGGAGGGCGGGGAGGACTTTGTGGCCACAGCAGGGTTTCTGCAGCGTGAGTTCACTCCCAGCGATGGGGAGCCGCACAAGGCCACGGAAAGTATGGTGGATTTTCACATTGCACTAAGGCATAACAAGTGCTGTGACTCTGGGGATGCCTTCAGTGACAAATCCACTCTTGTTCAGCACCAGAGAATCCACAGCAGAGAAAGGCCTTATGAATGCAGCAAATGTGGAATCTTCTTCACTTACGCCGCTGACCTCACTCAACACCAGAAAGTTCACAATAGAGGAAAACCGTATGAGTGCTGCGAATGTGGGAAATTTTTCAgccagcactccagccttgttAAACATCGCAGGGTTCACACTGGTGAAAGCCCTCACGTGTGCGGTGACTGTGGGAAATTCTTCAGCCGAAGCTCCAACCTCATTCAGCATAAGAGGGTTCACACTGGTGAAAAGCCATATGAGTGCAGTGACTGTGGGAAGTTCTTCAGCCAGCGTTCCAACCTCATTCATCATAAGAGGGTTCATACAGGCAGAAGTGCCCATgagtgcagtgaatgtgggaaatcctTCAACTGCAACTCCAGCCTAATTAAACATTggagagttcacactggagaaagaccTTACAAGtgcaatgaatgtgggaaatTCTTCAGCCACATCGCCAGCCTCATTCAACATCAGATAGTTCACACTGGTGAGCGGCCTCATGGGTGCAGtgagtgtgggaaagccttcagccGAAGCTCTGACCTCATGAAACATCAGCGAGTTCACACTGGTGAACGGCCTTATgagtgcagtgaatgtgggaagTTGTTTAGCCAGAGCTCCAGCCTCAATAGCCATCGGAGACTTCACACTGGCGAACGGCCTTACCagtgcagtgaatgtgggaaattCTTCAACCAAAGCTCCAGCCTCCATAACCACCGGAGACTTCACACTGGCGAGCGGCCTTATGAGTGCAGCGAATGTGGGAAAACCTTCAGGCAGAGGTCCAATCTGAGGCAGCACCTGAAAGTTCACAAACCAGATAGGCCTTATGAATGCAgcgaatgtgggaaagccttcaacCAAAGGCCTACCCTCATTCGGCATCAGAAGATTCATACCAGAGAAAGGAGCATGGAGAATGTGCTCCTTCCCTGTTCAATGCAACAGCACACACCAGAGATAAGCTCTGAGAACAGACCTTATGAGGGTGCTGTCAACTACAAGTTGAACTTTGTTCATCCAAGCACCCACCCTGGGGAGGTTCCCTAG